In one window of Polynucleobacter sp. AM-7D1 DNA:
- a CDS encoding FAD/NAD(P)-binding protein, producing the protein MSNIKELAIIGDGFAAAVMVVHLLRRGIAPTAITVIGSGALGKGNAYGCDNLHFRLNIREDLPIIFSNDPLHFSRWAKDNVNDPEAKTDAGYFYRRQDFGRYVFELISAESKPDEIEQIKAKVVSLSSDDNSWKLVLDNQAVLRAKRVIIATGNPPPTWPCVVTTPYPDLSASCLVENPWAGHGLVGVEAHESIILLGGGLTALDAINNLVERKHLGQIYVISPRAIFPPAQANWERKIQPVWPQNLSPAKFIRFMRDYLPSISTASTEWQSAWEELRTNISIIWQQFSVHQKRTLFKRVGWLWNLYRFRASPQTIAAYEKLKSKNQIQFVLGRAIEIKCTDSRVRVRLGNGINVEGDRIINCTGVASDPLLNQLIENRLAIRDPLGHAIAVDASFRVIRSPSDRWNSLWMIGPATMGSLGDVIAASAIAKQAEQLAGQIAGG; encoded by the coding sequence ATGTCGAACATCAAAGAATTGGCGATCATTGGCGACGGCTTTGCTGCAGCTGTAATGGTGGTGCATCTCTTGCGCAGGGGCATTGCGCCCACCGCTATAACGGTGATTGGCTCAGGCGCTCTAGGCAAGGGAAATGCATATGGTTGTGACAATCTACATTTTCGACTGAACATCCGTGAGGATTTGCCAATCATTTTTTCAAATGACCCCTTGCATTTTTCAAGGTGGGCTAAAGATAATGTAAATGATCCAGAAGCAAAGACTGATGCAGGATATTTTTATCGTCGCCAAGATTTTGGTCGGTATGTTTTTGAACTGATTTCTGCCGAATCTAAACCGGATGAAATTGAACAAATTAAAGCTAAAGTTGTCAGCTTAAGTTCGGACGATAATTCATGGAAGCTTGTTCTTGATAACCAAGCGGTATTAAGAGCAAAGCGAGTCATTATCGCTACTGGCAATCCCCCGCCCACTTGGCCTTGCGTCGTCACCACTCCTTATCCCGATCTATCTGCATCATGTCTTGTTGAAAATCCCTGGGCGGGGCATGGATTAGTCGGGGTCGAAGCTCATGAGAGCATTATTTTGCTAGGCGGAGGATTGACAGCATTAGATGCCATTAACAATTTGGTAGAGCGTAAGCATCTTGGACAAATATATGTGATTAGTCCGAGAGCCATTTTTCCTCCGGCTCAGGCGAATTGGGAAAGAAAGATTCAGCCCGTTTGGCCGCAGAATTTAAGCCCAGCTAAATTCATTCGTTTCATGCGAGATTATTTGCCTTCAATATCCACTGCGAGCACAGAGTGGCAGAGCGCGTGGGAAGAGTTGAGGACAAATATTAGTATCATTTGGCAACAATTTTCCGTGCATCAAAAGCGAACTTTATTTAAGCGAGTGGGTTGGCTATGGAATTTATATCGTTTTCGAGCCTCACCACAAACGATAGCTGCATATGAAAAGCTGAAGTCAAAAAATCAAATTCAATTTGTATTGGGACGTGCCATAGAAATCAAATGTACTGACTCTCGGGTCAGAGTGCGCTTGGGTAATGGAATTAATGTTGAGGGAGATCGAATCATCAATTGCACAGGCGTTGCATCTGATCCCTTACTAAATCAACTCATTGAAAACCGATTGGCGATCAGGGACCCGCTTGGGCATGCTATTGCGGTTGATGCAAGTTTCCGAGTGATTCGTTCACCATCTGATCGGTGGAATAGTTTATGGATGATTGGGCCGGCAACCATGGGAAGCTTGGGTGATGTCATAGCTGCAAGTGCTATTGCCAAGCAAGCTGAGCAATTGGCTGGTCAGATTGCTGGGGGCTAG
- a CDS encoding alpha/beta hydrolase, producing MKWLLSVCAFFCFGSVTAQTMSPILLEADVGRESGVFSKSPVVQRAILLKPSTQTDTALLFYRGWSGIANIKTENDWKRNLNYLQNNTELFAQSGIALVVMDCPSDENSVAPGNKPLGCNDDYRSSVKHADDVRKIMTLLKEKYGIKNFYVMGHSYGTISSKWLAKNLGTEIKGSIHSASMTVANNYNRSYGSSVESFDMSALRAPVLNIHHGDDQCSHTPYATVAAYSKNNLITVKGGEGTGDICGGTHLHSMGGREEAATKAIIQWIKTGQVQSTVGE from the coding sequence ATGAAATGGCTGTTAAGCGTCTGCGCTTTCTTTTGTTTTGGCTCTGTGACTGCTCAAACAATGAGCCCCATTCTTTTGGAAGCTGATGTTGGAAGAGAGTCGGGAGTTTTTTCAAAATCTCCAGTTGTTCAAAGGGCAATATTGCTTAAGCCTTCCACGCAAACAGATACGGCTTTGCTTTTTTATCGTGGTTGGTCCGGAATTGCCAACATTAAGACAGAAAATGATTGGAAAAGAAACTTAAATTATTTACAAAACAATACTGAGTTGTTTGCTCAGTCTGGCATAGCGCTTGTTGTCATGGATTGCCCTAGTGATGAAAATAGCGTTGCACCAGGTAATAAGCCATTGGGGTGTAATGATGACTATCGATCTTCTGTGAAGCATGCCGATGACGTAAGAAAAATTATGACTCTACTGAAAGAAAAGTATGGGATCAAAAATTTTTATGTGATGGGCCATAGCTACGGAACAATCTCATCAAAGTGGCTTGCTAAAAATCTGGGTACTGAAATAAAGGGCAGTATTCATTCTGCATCTATGACGGTGGCTAATAACTACAACAGAAGCTATGGCTCTTCAGTGGAGTCATTTGATATGTCAGCATTGAGGGCGCCCGTGTTGAATATTCATCATGGTGATGATCAGTGCTCCCATACCCCTTATGCAACTGTTGCGGCATATTCTAAAAATAATTTGATAACAGTAAAAGGCGGTGAGGGTACGGGGGACATATGTGGTGGAACTCACTTACATTCGATGGGGGGTAGGGAAGAGGCCGCTACAAAAGCAATTATTCAGTGGATTAAAACTGGTCAAGTTCAATCCACTGTTGGCGAATAG
- the pagP gene encoding lipid IV(A) palmitoyltransferase PagP, translating to MCRRFILLLLLCMPLASSHAESASEWFQNTTNHLESIWDKGENELYIPLYTYHMPYAYSQDKINQYTEYPMGIGFGRGLMNESGNWEGIYGMTFKDSHGIYQYMVGYGWIPMWNIGNSPDWKYGVGATAFIMSRQDIMNYIPFPGLLPIASISYKELSIQAAYVPGSQNVGNVLFTWAKYSLP from the coding sequence ATGTGCCGTAGATTTATCTTGCTTTTGCTTCTTTGCATGCCATTGGCAAGCTCACACGCAGAAAGCGCTTCAGAGTGGTTTCAAAACACAACAAATCATCTGGAATCCATTTGGGATAAAGGCGAAAACGAGCTCTATATTCCGCTCTACACGTATCACATGCCTTATGCGTATTCCCAAGACAAAATCAATCAATACACCGAATATCCGATGGGCATTGGTTTTGGCAGGGGCCTAATGAATGAGAGCGGTAACTGGGAGGGCATTTATGGGATGACCTTCAAAGACTCGCATGGAATTTATCAGTATATGGTTGGCTATGGCTGGATCCCCATGTGGAATATCGGCAATAGTCCTGACTGGAAGTACGGCGTTGGAGCAACTGCATTCATCATGTCGCGCCAAGACATCATGAACTACATTCCCTTCCCTGGTTTACTGCCTATTGCCTCAATCAGCTATAAAGAGCTCAGCATTCAGGCTGCATATGTGCCTGGCAGTCAAAATGTCGGCAACGTTTTATTCACTTGGGCTAAATACAGCTTGCCCTAA
- a CDS encoding peroxiredoxin, which yields MTNFNQLPSNLPIPQDDGAADHLVGMRLPSVTLNTTTASRFNLGESKGRLVIYCYPMTGQPNVALPEGWDQIPGARGCTPQSCSFRDHYQELRTLGVEVFGLSVQSTEYQKEMADRLHLPFPVLSDADYQLQKALQLPTFVAAGMTLLKRITLIVNNGVIEAVHYPIFPSDSDPVWVIDYLKNNPA from the coding sequence ATGACCAATTTCAATCAATTGCCTAGCAACTTACCTATTCCTCAGGATGATGGGGCTGCCGATCATTTGGTTGGCATGCGCTTACCTTCCGTCACTTTGAATACCACCACCGCTAGCCGCTTTAATCTTGGCGAGAGTAAAGGGCGCTTGGTGATTTACTGCTATCCAATGACGGGCCAGCCAAATGTTGCTTTGCCAGAAGGTTGGGATCAGATACCGGGCGCAAGAGGCTGTACGCCTCAAAGCTGTTCGTTTAGAGATCACTATCAAGAGTTGCGCACTTTAGGTGTGGAGGTATTTGGTTTGAGCGTGCAATCTACTGAATATCAAAAAGAGATGGCGGATCGCTTGCATTTACCATTTCCGGTATTGAGTGATGCAGATTATCAACTTCAGAAAGCATTGCAGCTACCTACCTTTGTTGCCGCTGGAATGACTTTGCTCAAGCGCATTACTTTGATTGTGAATAATGGTGTGATCGAGGCTGTGCACTACCCAATTTTTCCGAGCGATAGTGATCCAGTTTGGGTGATCGACTATTTAAAAAACAATCCCGCTTAA
- a CDS encoding MAPEG family protein produces the protein MLLVTSIIACILTIIFIKLSFAVIGLRRKNKCGLGSGGHDDLERAIRAQGNFAEYVPFGIILIACLELNGAPWWLVAMPGITLVVGRLIHAVGINEPPPDFSKRILGMKFTFATLITLVILNLGWALYKLVG, from the coding sequence ATGTTATTAGTCACCTCAATCATTGCCTGCATCTTAACTATCATCTTTATCAAACTCTCGTTTGCCGTCATTGGACTGAGAAGAAAAAACAAGTGCGGCCTGGGAAGTGGGGGTCATGATGATCTTGAGAGGGCGATTCGTGCTCAAGGAAACTTTGCCGAATATGTACCTTTCGGAATCATATTAATTGCTTGTCTAGAATTAAATGGTGCGCCTTGGTGGTTGGTTGCAATGCCGGGCATCACTTTAGTTGTTGGACGTTTAATTCACGCTGTAGGCATCAATGAGCCGCCACCAGATTTCAGTAAGCGAATTTTGGGAATGAAGTTTACATTTGCTACGTTGATTACATTAGTTATTTTGAACTTGGGATGGGCTCTGTATAAGCTGGTTGGATAG
- a CDS encoding patatin-like phospholipase family protein has protein sequence MKQQSRRNFLKTSAVGAVAIGAAAGSSIDTTYAQSKPPKSNIELKTHEISQKLFADDGLAMPIATKPTVSKLAKGLDRAMVLGGGGEYYIAWYCGFFHGLIEAGLDMAQLPEMVVGTSAGSYMGSSLLSGEFSRLRTEFDFFGKFPEIFAKIAPVTKPNISQMRADQINMSATDGSIETRRVIGHAALAADNKLNGERVEKVAALLTGDSKKDWPTSRMFTTGIDCYTGERIVVGQQAARKNNIPLAHGTAASSSLPGVVGPTLLGQRYVMDGGICSNPAHVDLVAGSKRALIITLTDGITGAILTTIPHPIAQNIEDIKATGTKVMWIVAGTPKGVDLLDPKQIAGALRTGYDRSKIEAAKIKKFWT, from the coding sequence ATGAAACAACAATCACGCCGTAATTTCTTAAAAACCTCTGCTGTTGGTGCCGTTGCTATTGGTGCTGCCGCCGGCTCTAGTATTGATACTACCTACGCTCAGTCAAAGCCGCCAAAATCGAATATCGAGCTAAAGACGCATGAGATTTCTCAAAAACTATTTGCCGATGATGGTTTGGCAATGCCTATTGCCACTAAACCCACGGTTTCAAAATTGGCAAAGGGGCTTGATCGAGCCATGGTCCTCGGTGGTGGAGGGGAGTATTACATTGCTTGGTATTGCGGTTTTTTTCATGGCCTGATTGAAGCGGGGCTGGATATGGCTCAGCTTCCTGAGATGGTGGTTGGCACTTCTGCTGGTTCTTATATGGGTTCCTCATTGCTCTCTGGGGAGTTTTCCCGCTTGCGGACGGAGTTTGATTTTTTTGGAAAGTTTCCGGAGATTTTTGCCAAGATTGCTCCAGTAACTAAGCCCAATATCAGTCAAATGAGGGCCGATCAAATTAATATGAGTGCGACGGATGGCAGCATTGAAACTCGTAGAGTGATTGGCCATGCCGCATTAGCTGCTGACAACAAATTAAACGGTGAGCGCGTTGAAAAGGTGGCTGCATTATTGACAGGCGATAGTAAAAAAGATTGGCCGACTAGCCGGATGTTTACAACGGGAATAGATTGCTACACGGGTGAGCGCATTGTTGTTGGTCAGCAAGCTGCCAGAAAAAATAACATTCCCTTGGCGCACGGTACAGCAGCGAGTAGCTCATTGCCGGGTGTTGTTGGGCCAACATTATTGGGTCAGCGTTATGTCATGGATGGAGGAATTTGTTCTAATCCAGCTCATGTGGATTTAGTAGCTGGATCTAAAAGGGCCCTAATCATTACATTAACTGACGGTATAACGGGAGCAATTCTGACAACAATCCCACACCCCATTGCTCAAAATATTGAAGACATTAAGGCGACCGGCACAAAAGTAATGTGGATAGTAGCTGGCACACCTAAAGGGGTTGATTTGCTTGATCCAAAGCAAATTGCTGGCGCATTGCGAACGGGCTATGATCGTTCAAAAATCGAAGCAGCAAAAATTAAAAAATTCTGGACATAG
- a CDS encoding DinB family protein has product MSAIRNIRMLARYNKWANNMLLDAIAALPLDEVIKKRAAAFGGMSFALAHVAIVDQIWRAHLLGKDHGFKSRTTDSPDSLAALTEKLNESGDWYIQYADSMTEPLLNEKLSFLFVDGGAGEMTRGDILIHVFNHKTFHRGHIGDMFYQSGFRPPSIDLPVYLRDAFNESELG; this is encoded by the coding sequence ATGTCTGCCATTCGCAATATCCGCATGCTTGCACGCTACAACAAGTGGGCAAACAATATGCTTTTGGATGCGATTGCTGCGTTGCCGCTTGATGAGGTAATCAAAAAGCGTGCCGCCGCATTTGGTGGAATGTCATTTGCCTTGGCCCACGTAGCTATTGTTGATCAAATCTGGCGAGCTCATTTACTTGGGAAAGATCATGGGTTCAAGTCTCGCACCACGGATTCACCAGATTCTTTGGCGGCCCTAACTGAAAAGTTAAATGAATCAGGCGATTGGTATATTCAATATGCTGACTCCATGACTGAACCACTACTCAATGAAAAGCTTAGCTTTTTGTTTGTTGATGGCGGTGCTGGAGAAATGACAAGAGGCGATATTCTGATTCATGTCTTTAATCACAAAACATTTCATCGCGGCCATATTGGAGATATGTTTTATCAGTCAGGTTTTAGGCCGCCATCTATAGACCTCCCTGTCTATTTAAGAGATGCTTTTAATGAATCAGAGCTTGGGTAA
- a CDS encoding DUF1398 family protein — protein sequence MNQNTKDVIEKCAHQSHAGLLTFPEALGRLVEVGVESYFADYRNQSTTYYLSGNEVCAVSMEMPLVEIPNSFNKDGIVSAIRGAQSDVVRYPEFLKLTMAAGCIGYIVWIAGRHVSYFGRQGEVHIEHFPQG from the coding sequence ATGAATCAGAATACAAAAGACGTTATTGAAAAATGTGCCCATCAATCTCATGCTGGTCTTCTAACCTTCCCAGAGGCATTGGGTCGCTTAGTTGAGGTTGGTGTTGAGTCTTACTTCGCGGACTATCGCAATCAATCAACTACATATTATTTGTCAGGCAATGAGGTTTGTGCTGTTTCTATGGAGATGCCTCTGGTAGAGATCCCAAATTCATTTAATAAAGATGGCATTGTTTCAGCCATTCGTGGAGCTCAAAGTGATGTGGTGAGATATCCTGAGTTTCTTAAATTAACGATGGCTGCTGGCTGCATCGGATATATTGTTTGGATAGCTGGAAGACATGTGAGTTATTTCGGGCGGCAAGGCGAAGTTCACATTGAGCATTTTCCACAAGGATGA
- a CDS encoding BLUF domain-containing protein has translation MSKSQLISVSYISKATQDMGVLALMRLTDQAAQLNQKLGLSGVLFYENQHFGQILEGPRTEVMKIWEKIQRDPRHQQVRLLKLEDIQERSFPAWSMRFFLAKEIIAKMPSLTSVLDGLPEHDVELLRLMRSAAE, from the coding sequence ATGAGTAAGTCCCAATTAATTTCTGTGAGCTATATCAGCAAGGCAACGCAGGATATGGGTGTCTTGGCATTGATGCGCCTCACCGATCAGGCGGCGCAACTCAATCAAAAATTAGGCTTATCGGGAGTGCTTTTTTACGAGAACCAACATTTTGGCCAAATATTGGAAGGGCCGCGTACGGAGGTCATGAAAATATGGGAAAAAATTCAGCGAGATCCTCGCCATCAGCAAGTGCGCTTATTGAAGCTGGAGGACATTCAAGAAAGAAGCTTTCCCGCCTGGTCAATGCGCTTCTTCTTGGCAAAGGAAATTATTGCAAAGATGCCAAGCCTCACTAGCGTATTGGATGGCTTACCCGAGCATGATGTTGAACTCTTGAGGCTAATGCGTTCAGCAGCCGAGTAA
- a CDS encoding TetR/AcrR family transcriptional regulator — protein sequence MASDKKLRTQPKQSRAEVTADIIIQAAIHAIESAEEIEAVTSQNLAVKSGFSVGSLYRYFKNKDDLYTSLWRFFVTRLHAGLVPKIDAFPNHGTVRQLMMMISEYYFDNLRSRRPGKIIPLYRLFIKAMPDPENVYKVMDVLIAPLMRAQTRNQSGTMKIMDEDEVRICLRASQAMIRNDFMERNPYFGTSSHERTVLDLLVRIYQK from the coding sequence ATGGCTTCAGATAAAAAACTACGAACCCAGCCAAAGCAATCAAGAGCTGAAGTTACTGCTGACATCATCATTCAAGCGGCTATACATGCCATTGAGAGTGCCGAAGAAATAGAAGCAGTGACATCCCAAAATTTAGCGGTTAAGTCTGGATTTTCAGTAGGATCTCTTTATCGTTATTTCAAAAATAAAGATGACCTATACACTAGTCTTTGGCGATTTTTTGTAACACGCCTTCATGCTGGTTTAGTTCCAAAAATTGATGCCTTTCCTAATCATGGGACTGTCAGACAATTAATGATGATGATCTCTGAATATTATTTTGACAACTTACGTTCTCGCAGACCTGGGAAGATAATTCCGCTCTATCGACTTTTTATAAAGGCGATGCCCGACCCAGAAAATGTATATAAAGTAATGGATGTTCTTATAGCGCCTCTAATGCGGGCGCAGACTAGAAATCAATCTGGAACCATGAAAATCATGGATGAAGATGAAGTTAGGATTTGTTTGCGAGCATCACAGGCAATGATTAGAAATGACTTTATGGAAAGAAATCCATACTTTGGAACTTCATCACATGAGCGAACCGTGTTGGATCTGTTAGTTCGAATCTATCAAAAATAA
- a CDS encoding DM13 domain-containing protein → MKKLLLSFLFVGLMPTANAQVLDAIRGHVQDLRARTEEHQKIEGVILKRGQIDKNAKGQDLIHNSSGEWSLVKVGNQLFLQSSEDFRSSPGPDYHIYISSKPAIKDNDEFSSQQIEVSRIKKPNGAAYYLLKTENPEDVSSMLIWCKQFKEYIGSADLLPTK, encoded by the coding sequence ATGAAAAAATTACTCCTCAGCTTTCTATTTGTTGGGCTCATGCCAACTGCAAATGCGCAGGTCCTCGATGCAATCCGTGGTCACGTTCAGGACCTGAGAGCGCGCACGGAAGAGCATCAAAAGATTGAAGGCGTCATCTTAAAGCGAGGACAAATTGATAAAAATGCAAAAGGGCAGGACTTGATTCACAACTCCTCTGGTGAATGGTCCTTAGTCAAGGTAGGCAATCAATTGTTTTTACAATCAAGCGAAGACTTTAGATCAAGCCCTGGGCCAGACTATCATATCTATATCAGCAGCAAGCCTGCCATTAAAGACAATGATGAGTTTAGTTCTCAACAAATTGAAGTTAGTCGAATTAAAAAACCCAATGGCGCCGCATACTATCTTTTAAAAACAGAAAATCCAGAAGATGTAAGTAGTATGCTGATTTGGTGCAAGCAGTTTAAAGAATACATTGGATCGGCAGATTTGCTCCCTACGAAGTAA
- a CDS encoding tautomerase family protein, with protein MPFVRIDLGKQYPEGVAQKIGDIVYEVMLRHINVPADDKFQVITRHDANELVVPKSYLGIEYSQGIIFIQVTLNEGRTTELKKKFYKAVCDGVVEKLNIRPEDIVINLVEVNKENWSFGHGEMQYGPKD; from the coding sequence ATGCCATTTGTACGAATAGATTTGGGTAAGCAATATCCCGAGGGAGTAGCCCAGAAAATTGGGGATATTGTTTACGAGGTGATGCTGAGGCATATTAATGTACCTGCTGACGATAAGTTTCAAGTCATTACCAGACATGATGCCAATGAGTTAGTAGTTCCTAAAAGTTATCTTGGCATTGAATATTCGCAGGGCATTATTTTCATTCAGGTAACTTTGAATGAGGGCCGCACCACCGAGCTGAAGAAAAAATTCTATAAGGCCGTCTGTGATGGGGTGGTAGAGAAACTTAACATTCGACCAGAAGATATTGTTATTAACTTAGTAGAAGTCAATAAAGAAAATTGGTCATTTGGTCACGGTGAGATGCAATATGGACCTAAAGACTAA
- a CDS encoding AraC family transcriptional regulator, whose amino-acid sequence MPTPNLDRLSALLQGLAPRVSLNDQPVGFGLHILVDINPQKLGPSLENMALLVCPALDDMVLPPHAKKWMSFEVELDGPLAPMFLSEFSEQLLINLENADASLTQIVRLISSEMAATRCGQPLLINRAGDILLIGLLRHLVSRPQKTTGLFSALANPRIAKTLVAIHEDASKNWSLDALALEAGMSRTSYAHQFKKLMQITPGKYIERIRLNLAHRLIVDGIGLKQAARHTGYSSASTLSRAMSRLSIREQCAKHRSN is encoded by the coding sequence ATGCCCACTCCAAATCTAGATCGACTATCCGCCCTTCTGCAAGGGCTTGCCCCGCGAGTGTCACTTAATGATCAACCCGTCGGATTTGGCTTGCATATCCTCGTTGATATAAATCCGCAAAAACTAGGCCCCTCTCTTGAGAATATGGCACTACTCGTATGCCCAGCCCTTGATGACATGGTTTTGCCACCGCATGCAAAGAAGTGGATGAGCTTTGAGGTTGAACTAGATGGGCCATTGGCACCCATGTTTTTATCGGAGTTTTCAGAACAGCTCTTAATTAACTTAGAAAATGCAGATGCTTCACTTACTCAAATTGTGCGTTTAATTTCAAGTGAAATGGCAGCCACCAGATGTGGACAACCTTTATTAATTAATCGGGCTGGAGATATTTTGCTGATTGGCTTGCTCAGGCATTTGGTTTCTCGACCACAAAAAACTACCGGCCTATTTAGCGCTTTAGCCAATCCAAGAATTGCCAAAACCCTTGTTGCTATCCATGAGGACGCATCCAAGAACTGGTCTCTAGATGCCCTTGCTCTAGAAGCAGGTATGTCGCGTACATCGTATGCCCATCAATTTAAGAAATTGATGCAAATAACGCCCGGCAAATACATAGAAAGAATTCGGCTGAATTTAGCTCATAGGCTTATTGTCGATGGCATAGGTTTAAAGCAGGCGGCACGTCATACAGGTTATTCAAGCGCATCTACCCTCTCGCGCGCAATGAGCCGACTATCAATTAGAGAGCAATGCGCTAAACATAGAAGTAATTAG
- a CDS encoding haloacid dehalogenase type II — translation MYKLIAFDAYGTLFDVYSMGELAESLFPGNGQAFALMWRDRQIEYTRLVTMSDPNPSGSKHYLPFWELTVRSLHYVCKRMNLNLTSENEKRLMDQYAKLTGFEDSLSVLKTIKGKGMSTAILSNGSREMLATVVKSNGLMSYLDQVITVEDIRLFKTAPQSYELLLKAFPVKKEEVLFVSSNAWDALGAKWFGFDVFWVNRLGHPFEEIGEKPNYEGNSLSKVLEVI, via the coding sequence ATGTATAAGCTCATAGCCTTTGATGCTTACGGCACATTGTTTGATGTTTATTCCATGGGAGAGTTGGCGGAATCCTTGTTTCCGGGTAATGGCCAAGCTTTTGCTTTAATGTGGCGTGACCGCCAAATTGAATATACCCGCCTAGTCACCATGAGTGACCCGAACCCTAGCGGCAGCAAGCATTACCTTCCCTTTTGGGAGTTAACGGTTCGTTCCTTGCATTATGTTTGCAAGCGCATGAACTTAAATCTCACCTCGGAAAATGAAAAGCGCTTGATGGATCAGTATGCAAAGCTCACTGGTTTTGAGGATAGCTTAAGCGTCCTCAAGACAATAAAAGGTAAAGGAATGTCAACGGCCATTTTGTCTAATGGCAGCAGAGAGATGCTGGCAACAGTAGTCAAGAGTAATGGTTTGATGTCTTACTTGGACCAAGTTATCACGGTTGAAGATATACGACTATTTAAGACTGCCCCACAATCCTATGAGCTTTTATTAAAAGCATTTCCAGTCAAAAAAGAAGAAGTGTTATTTGTTTCAAGTAATGCTTGGGATGCGTTAGGCGCAAAGTGGTTTGGCTTTGATGTATTTTGGGTTAATCGCCTTGGACACCCTTTTGAAGAAATTGGTGAGAAGCCAAACTATGAGGGTAATTCCTTGAGTAAAGTGCTAGAAGTTATTTAG
- a CDS encoding peroxiredoxin-like family protein — translation MLIPRQTTPALSVSTLHHGTFDTSIDAAENFTLIVFYRGLHCPICMKYLLELGRLVPEFEKRGVKVIAISSDTKERAEQMAEKLNAPELRMGYGLSLDVARQWGMYISTSRGLTSIGIEEPALFSEPAVFIVRPDTTLYYGAVQTMPFARPNFTDLLGAIDFALAKDYPARGEYTGSV, via the coding sequence ATGCTGATACCCCGCCAAACTACTCCTGCATTAAGCGTCTCAACCTTGCATCACGGAACTTTTGATACATCCATTGATGCTGCCGAGAATTTCACATTAATAGTGTTTTATCGTGGTTTGCATTGCCCTATATGTATGAAGTATTTATTAGAGCTAGGACGCTTAGTCCCCGAGTTTGAAAAGCGTGGCGTTAAAGTTATTGCTATCTCTAGTGATACTAAAGAGCGCGCAGAGCAAATGGCTGAAAAACTCAACGCCCCTGAATTGCGAATGGGCTATGGATTAAGCTTGGATGTTGCGCGTCAATGGGGTATGTATATCAGCACCTCACGTGGCCTAACATCAATTGGCATAGAAGAGCCCGCTTTATTCTCGGAGCCAGCAGTCTTTATCGTAAGACCGGACACTACGCTTTATTACGGCGCTGTCCAAACTATGCCTTTTGCACGCCCTAATTTTACTGACCTATTGGGCGCGATTGATTTTGCCTTGGCTAAGGATTATCCAGCGCGTGGTGAATACACCGGTTCTGTATAA